One window from the genome of Streptomyces sp. NBC_01476 encodes:
- a CDS encoding ABC transporter permease: protein MTGWLQRYGVYAAVLALLAFNGLFTDRFLTADNLRTQAVQVSPVLIVALGMALVIGTEGVDLSVGSTMALASAVLPLYLGYGLLPGLLVALLAGVVVGLVNGSLVSVVGLQPIVATLALFVGGRGLALVIAHGRLKQIRNQDLLNLGTDSVLGVPVVVVIAAVLAVLVALLVQRTTFGRQLVAVGGNRAAAALAGLPVRRVLLGVYVICGVLAALAGVLATARLTASDPSSLGNLMELSAITAVVVGGTPLSGGSVRVLGTVMGALLMQLLHATLVSHNLHDSTAQMVQAGIILLAVYVARERRSR from the coding sequence ATGACCGGCTGGCTCCAGCGGTACGGCGTCTACGCCGCGGTCCTCGCCCTGCTCGCCTTCAACGGCCTGTTCACCGACCGCTTCCTCACCGCCGACAACCTGCGCACGCAAGCCGTTCAGGTCTCCCCCGTCCTGATCGTCGCGCTCGGCATGGCGCTGGTGATCGGCACCGAGGGCGTCGACCTGTCGGTGGGTTCGACGATGGCCCTGGCGAGCGCGGTGCTGCCGCTCTATCTGGGGTACGGCCTGCTCCCGGGGCTGCTGGTTGCCCTGCTCGCCGGCGTCGTGGTCGGGCTGGTCAACGGCTCCCTGGTGTCGGTGGTCGGCCTGCAGCCGATCGTCGCCACCCTGGCCCTGTTCGTCGGTGGCCGCGGGCTCGCGCTCGTCATCGCCCACGGCCGGCTGAAGCAGATCAGGAACCAGGACCTGCTGAACCTCGGCACCGACAGCGTGCTCGGTGTGCCGGTGGTCGTCGTCATCGCCGCGGTGCTGGCCGTCCTGGTCGCTCTGCTGGTGCAACGCACTACCTTCGGGCGGCAGTTGGTGGCCGTCGGCGGGAACCGGGCGGCGGCGGCGCTGGCCGGGCTGCCGGTACGCCGGGTGCTGCTCGGGGTGTACGTGATCTGCGGTGTGCTGGCCGCGCTGGCCGGTGTGCTGGCCACCGCCCGGCTGACCGCGAGCGACCCGTCCTCGCTCGGCAATCTGATGGAGCTCTCCGCGATCACCGCCGTGGTGGTCGGCGGCACCCCGCTGAGCGGCGGTTCCGTCCGGGTCCTCGGCACCGTGATGGGCGCACTGCTGATGCAGTTGCTGCACGCCACGCTGGTCAGCCACAACCTGCACGACTCCACCGCCCAGATGGTCCAGGCGGGCATCATCCTGCTCGCCGTCTACGTAGCCCGGGAGCGTCGATCCCGATGA
- a CDS encoding LacI family DNA-binding transcriptional regulator, with protein MGVSLKDVALLAGVSIKTVSNVVNNYPHVTPAMRDRVQRAIDELGYRPNLTARHLRKGRTGIIALAVPELGNPYFAELAGAVIDAAARHDYTVLLDHTAGLRQQEVLVSQGFRAHVIDGLILSPIELEAADLLGRRADDGPLVLLGEREYDAPYDHIAIDNVAAARTAVRHLTALGRRRIAFIGARRELARRPAHLRLRGWREELAAAGLPCGEELVAATDGYGRWDGAAAMTWLLDRGAAPDAVFAYNDLMALGAMRALVERGLRVPRDVSVVGFDDIEEGRFSTVALTTVSPDKQAIARLAVERVVARLSGTPQIRAERIQPGYTLVTRESTAPAD; from the coding sequence GTGGGCGTCAGCCTCAAAGACGTTGCCCTGCTGGCGGGCGTGTCCATCAAGACCGTGTCCAACGTGGTGAACAACTACCCGCATGTGACGCCCGCGATGCGGGACCGCGTGCAGCGGGCGATCGACGAGCTGGGCTACCGGCCGAATCTGACGGCCCGTCACTTGCGCAAGGGCCGTACCGGGATCATCGCGCTCGCCGTCCCGGAGCTGGGCAATCCCTACTTCGCGGAGCTGGCGGGCGCGGTGATCGACGCCGCCGCCCGGCACGACTACACCGTGCTGCTCGACCACACCGCGGGCCTGCGGCAGCAGGAGGTGCTGGTCTCCCAGGGCTTCCGGGCCCATGTGATCGACGGCCTCATCCTCAGCCCGATCGAGCTGGAGGCCGCCGACCTGCTCGGCCGGCGCGCAGACGACGGGCCGCTGGTGCTGCTCGGCGAGCGGGAGTACGACGCGCCCTACGACCACATCGCGATCGACAACGTGGCCGCCGCACGGACCGCGGTACGCCATCTGACGGCGCTCGGGCGGCGCCGGATCGCCTTCATCGGCGCCCGCCGCGAGCTGGCCCGCCGCCCGGCCCATCTGAGACTGCGCGGCTGGCGGGAAGAGCTGGCCGCGGCCGGGCTGCCCTGCGGCGAGGAGCTGGTCGCGGCCACCGACGGCTACGGCCGCTGGGACGGCGCGGCGGCGATGACCTGGCTGCTGGACCGCGGAGCCGCGCCCGACGCGGTCTTCGCGTACAACGACCTGATGGCGCTGGGCGCGATGCGGGCGCTGGTGGAACGCGGGCTGCGGGTGCCCCGGGACGTGTCGGTGGTCGGTTTCGACGACATCGAGGAGGGCCGCTTCTCCACGGTCGCGCTCACCACGGTGTCCCCGGACAAGCAGGCCATCGCCCGGCTGGCGGTCGAACGGGTGGTGGCCCGGCTGTCGGGCACGCCGCAGATCCGGGCAGAACGGATCCAGCCCGGGTACACGCTGGTCACCCGCGAGTCGACGGCGCCGGCCGACTGA
- a CDS encoding ABC transporter substrate-binding protein codes for MTIRPLTRRTRALAVCVLLATAGLTATACSKSEDGDAAAAPSGSGQAAQQQVTQTPSASAGGGCTLSAYGAPKLDLKNAVVGFSQSEKEDNPFRIAETQSIKDEAARLGVKKLLTTDAQSQLPKQISDIQDMLAQGAQLLIVAPLNSDGLDPALQAAAAKHVPVITIDRKINATSCKDYVTFLGSDFVEQGKRAADAMIKSTGGKGQVAILLGSSGNNVTTDRTKGFVDEIAAKAPGLKVVAQQTGEFTRDKGQQVMEQLIQSKPGITAVYAENDEMGLGAVTALQSAGKNPGKDVKIVSVDGTRNAVQAIVDGKYNAVIESNPRFGPLAFATAQKFYGGESIPEDVIISDRAYDEDNAKTSVAGAF; via the coding sequence ATGACCATACGCCCGCTCACCCGCAGAACGCGCGCGCTCGCCGTCTGCGTACTGCTGGCCACCGCCGGCCTCACGGCCACCGCCTGCTCCAAGTCCGAGGACGGCGACGCCGCTGCCGCGCCCAGCGGCTCCGGCCAGGCCGCACAGCAGCAGGTCACCCAGACGCCGAGCGCCTCGGCCGGCGGGGGCTGCACACTCTCCGCCTACGGCGCTCCCAAGCTCGACCTGAAGAACGCGGTCGTCGGCTTCTCCCAGTCGGAGAAGGAGGACAACCCGTTCCGGATCGCCGAAACCCAGTCGATCAAGGACGAGGCCGCCAGGCTGGGCGTGAAGAAACTGCTCACCACCGACGCCCAGTCCCAGCTCCCCAAGCAGATCAGCGACATCCAGGACATGCTGGCGCAGGGCGCCCAGCTGCTCATCGTCGCCCCGCTCAACTCCGACGGGCTGGACCCGGCACTCCAGGCCGCCGCCGCCAAGCACGTCCCGGTCATCACCATCGACCGGAAGATCAACGCCACGTCCTGCAAGGACTATGTGACCTTCCTCGGCTCGGACTTCGTGGAGCAGGGCAAGCGCGCCGCCGACGCCATGATCAAGTCCACCGGCGGCAAGGGGCAGGTGGCGATCCTGCTCGGTTCGTCCGGCAACAACGTCACCACCGACCGCACCAAGGGCTTCGTCGACGAGATCGCCGCCAAGGCGCCCGGGCTGAAGGTGGTCGCCCAGCAGACCGGCGAGTTCACCCGGGACAAGGGCCAGCAGGTGATGGAGCAGCTCATCCAGTCCAAGCCCGGCATCACGGCCGTCTACGCGGAGAACGACGAGATGGGCCTCGGCGCGGTCACCGCGCTGCAGAGCGCCGGCAAGAACCCGGGCAAGGACGTCAAGATCGTCTCGGTGGACGGCACCCGGAACGCGGTGCAGGCCATCGTGGACGGCAAGTACAACGCGGTGATCGAGTCCAACCCCCGCTTCGGGCCGCTGGCGTTCGCCACCGCGCAGAAGTTCTACGGCGGTGAGTCGATCCCCGAGGACGTGATCATCTCCGACCGCGCCTACGACGAGGACAACGCCAAGACGTCGGTGGCGGGCGCGTTCTGA
- a CDS encoding ABC transporter permease, with translation MKSALNTALAVPAGPPPAPIAALRPSGRQRAAELLQRQGALAVLVLLCLVSSFLFSAFPTLDNTRGITIQASFPAIVALGMTLVIITGGIDLSVGSVFALGGVLAAWASQYGFLPALLLPLAVCGAIGAVNGLLVARAGMAPFIVTLASLLGARGLLLALTHEGATTYLVPRGSAFRQLGGGQVWGFGYPVLIAVALFCAGGLLLQRTSFGQALFAVGGGGDAALLMGLPVARTKVAVYTLSGLLAGLAGALNAARLSSGVTIVGVGMELDAISAVVIGGTLLVGGAGSVSGTLWGVLLLAVIQNLINQIGSLDSSYQSVVSGGFLIVVVVAQRYLSAARRGT, from the coding sequence ATGAAGTCCGCGCTGAACACCGCACTGGCCGTCCCGGCCGGCCCACCGCCCGCCCCGATCGCCGCCCTGCGCCCCTCCGGGCGGCAGCGCGCCGCCGAACTCCTGCAACGGCAGGGCGCGCTGGCCGTCCTGGTGCTGCTCTGCCTGGTCTCCTCCTTCCTCTTCTCGGCCTTCCCGACCCTGGACAACACCCGCGGCATCACCATCCAGGCGTCCTTTCCTGCGATCGTCGCCCTCGGCATGACCCTGGTGATCATCACCGGCGGCATCGACCTCTCCGTCGGGTCGGTGTTCGCACTCGGCGGGGTACTGGCCGCCTGGGCCTCGCAGTACGGCTTCCTGCCGGCGCTGCTGCTGCCGCTCGCGGTCTGCGGGGCGATCGGCGCGGTCAACGGGCTGCTGGTGGCGCGCGCCGGTATGGCGCCGTTCATCGTCACTCTGGCCTCACTGCTCGGCGCCCGCGGCCTGCTGCTCGCGCTGACCCACGAGGGCGCGACCACGTATCTCGTTCCCCGCGGCTCGGCCTTCCGGCAACTCGGCGGCGGGCAGGTGTGGGGCTTCGGCTACCCGGTGCTCATCGCGGTGGCGCTCTTCTGCGCCGGCGGGCTGCTGCTGCAGCGCACCTCCTTCGGGCAGGCGCTCTTCGCGGTGGGCGGCGGCGGGGACGCGGCGCTGCTGATGGGGCTGCCGGTGGCCCGTACCAAGGTGGCCGTGTACACCCTCAGCGGATTGCTCGCCGGGCTGGCCGGAGCGCTCAACGCGGCCCGGCTGTCGTCCGGTGTGACCATCGTCGGCGTCGGGATGGAACTGGACGCGATCTCCGCGGTGGTGATCGGCGGCACCCTGCTGGTGGGCGGCGCCGGGTCGGTCTCCGGCACGCTGTGGGGTGTGCTGCTGCTCGCCGTGATCCAGAACCTGATCAACCAGATCGGCTCGCTCGACTCCTCCTACCAGTCCGTGGTCAGCGGCGGCTTCCTGATCGTCGTGGTGGTCGCCCAGCGGTATCTGTCCGCGGCCCGCCGCGGCACCTGA
- a CDS encoding RICIN domain-containing protein — MPLNRRSFVTTTLAAGAAAGIPPALAGPARAAAPTTAAGAAGRVAPAPGGLYTPNAAPLAPTAFLRLPPGAVTARGWLDGELRRQLAGLCGQYAAASHFLDMNTSGWAHPANTGWEEVPYWLRGYTDLAVLTGDATALAAVRRWIDAILATAQPDGFFGPTALRTSLGGGPDFWPYLPLTWALRNWQEYSGDGRIVPLLTAFFRYMNAQGPGAFNQSWVSVRWGDGLDSVFWLYNRTGDAFLLTLADKIHAGGANWVNNLPSLHNVNIAQGFREPAQYALRSPSTALSQAAYQNYTAVMTSWGQFPGGGFAGDENARPGFGDPRQGFETCGIVEFMASHQLLTRITGDPVWADRCEDLAFNSLPAALDPDGRAVHYITAANSVDLDNAPKTQGQFQNGFAMQAFMPGVDQYRCCPHNYGMGWPYFTEELWLATPDHGLAAAMYAPSSVTAKVADGVSVTITETTDYPFGDSITLTVSVPRPLAFPLYLRIPGWCTAPRITVGGATTTAPAGPAFTVLNRTWRNGDTVTLRLPQNTTVRSWPGNHGATAIDHGPLTYALSIGESYVQYAGSAQFPSYEVHATSPWNYGLALDAGNPAFSRTAGPLPANPFTQGGTPVRITAPARRIAEWQADSEHVVTPLQDSPARSTAAVETVTLVPMGAARLRISAFPTATPDGRPWTPAGDYRRIRNRNSGKVMGVDLMSTANSAHVVQFDDNGTADHLWQLVPDTDGWYRIRNLNSGKVLGVDLMSTANSAQVVQFDDNGTADHLWQLIDNGDGWYRIRNLNSGKVLGVDLMSTANSAPVVQFDDNGTADHLWQFS, encoded by the coding sequence ATGCCCCTGAACCGCAGATCCTTTGTCACCACCACGCTGGCGGCGGGAGCCGCCGCCGGCATCCCGCCGGCCCTGGCCGGTCCCGCCAGGGCCGCCGCACCCACCACCGCGGCAGGCGCCGCCGGCCGGGTCGCGCCGGCCCCCGGCGGTCTCTACACACCCAACGCGGCGCCGCTGGCGCCCACCGCCTTCCTCCGCCTGCCGCCCGGCGCGGTCACCGCCCGCGGCTGGCTCGACGGCGAGCTGCGCCGCCAGCTGGCCGGGCTCTGCGGGCAGTACGCGGCGGCCTCGCACTTCCTCGACATGAACACCAGCGGCTGGGCCCACCCCGCCAACACCGGCTGGGAGGAGGTCCCTTACTGGCTGCGCGGCTACACGGACCTCGCCGTGCTCACCGGGGACGCCACCGCACTGGCCGCGGTGCGCCGCTGGATCGACGCCATCCTCGCCACCGCCCAGCCGGACGGTTTCTTCGGCCCGACCGCCTTGCGCACCTCGCTCGGCGGCGGCCCGGACTTCTGGCCGTACCTGCCGCTGACCTGGGCGCTGCGCAACTGGCAGGAGTACAGCGGCGACGGCCGGATCGTCCCGCTGCTCACCGCCTTCTTCCGGTACATGAACGCCCAGGGTCCTGGTGCCTTCAACCAGAGCTGGGTGTCGGTGCGCTGGGGCGACGGCCTGGACAGCGTCTTCTGGCTCTACAACCGCACCGGTGACGCCTTTCTGCTGACCCTCGCCGACAAGATCCACGCCGGCGGCGCCAACTGGGTGAACAACCTGCCGTCCCTGCACAACGTCAACATCGCCCAGGGCTTCCGTGAACCCGCCCAGTACGCACTGCGCTCCCCGTCCACCGCCCTCAGCCAGGCCGCTTACCAGAACTACACCGCGGTGATGACGAGTTGGGGCCAGTTCCCGGGCGGCGGCTTCGCCGGTGACGAGAACGCCCGGCCGGGCTTCGGCGACCCCCGGCAGGGCTTCGAGACCTGCGGCATCGTCGAGTTCATGGCCAGCCACCAGCTGCTGACCCGGATCACCGGCGACCCGGTGTGGGCCGACCGCTGCGAGGACCTCGCCTTCAACTCACTGCCCGCCGCCCTCGACCCCGACGGCAGGGCGGTCCACTACATCACCGCCGCCAACAGCGTCGACCTGGACAACGCCCCCAAGACGCAAGGGCAGTTCCAGAACGGCTTCGCCATGCAGGCGTTCATGCCCGGCGTCGACCAGTACCGCTGCTGCCCGCACAACTACGGCATGGGCTGGCCCTACTTCACCGAGGAGCTGTGGCTCGCCACCCCCGACCACGGCCTGGCCGCGGCGATGTACGCGCCCAGTTCCGTCACCGCGAAGGTCGCCGACGGCGTCAGCGTCACCATCACCGAGACCACCGACTACCCCTTCGGCGACAGCATCACCCTGACCGTGTCCGTCCCGCGCCCGCTCGCCTTCCCGCTCTACCTGCGTATCCCCGGCTGGTGCACGGCCCCGCGCATCACGGTCGGCGGCGCCACCACCACCGCCCCCGCGGGACCCGCCTTCACCGTGCTGAACCGGACCTGGCGGAACGGCGACACGGTCACCCTGCGGCTTCCGCAGAACACCACCGTCCGCAGCTGGCCCGGCAACCACGGCGCCACCGCGATCGACCACGGACCGCTCACGTACGCGCTGAGCATCGGTGAGAGTTACGTCCAGTACGCCGGCAGCGCCCAGTTCCCCAGCTACGAGGTGCACGCCACCAGCCCCTGGAACTACGGCCTCGCCCTGGACGCCGGCAACCCCGCCTTCAGCCGGACCGCCGGGCCGCTGCCCGCCAACCCCTTCACCCAGGGCGGCACTCCGGTGCGCATCACCGCGCCGGCCCGCCGGATCGCCGAGTGGCAGGCCGACAGCGAGCACGTGGTCACCCCCTTGCAGGACTCCCCGGCCCGCAGCACGGCGGCCGTCGAGACCGTCACCCTCGTCCCGATGGGCGCGGCCCGGCTGCGGATCTCCGCCTTCCCCACCGCCACCCCGGACGGCCGGCCGTGGACACCGGCCGGCGACTACCGCCGCATCCGCAACCGCAACTCCGGCAAGGTCATGGGTGTCGACCTGATGTCCACCGCGAACAGCGCCCACGTGGTGCAGTTCGACGACAACGGCACCGCCGACCACCTCTGGCAGCTCGTCCCGGACACCGACGGCTGGTACCGGATCCGCAACCTCAACTCGGGCAAAGTGCTCGGTGTCGACCTGATGTCCACCGCCAACAGCGCCCAGGTCGTGCAGTTCGACGACAACGGCACCGCCGACCACCTCTGGCAGCTGATCGACAACGGCGACGGCTGGTACCGGATCCGCAACCTCAACTCCGGCAAGGTGCTGGGCGTCGACCTGATGTCCACCGCCAACAGCGCGCCTGTCGTGCAGTTCGACGACAACGGGACCGCGGACCACCTCTGGCAGTTCAGCTGA
- a CDS encoding glutaminase domain-containing protein, with amino-acid sequence MTSEDSRMPRPGRRELLRWSAVLTVAAATGGRLAAGTAHAAAPTASPQAAATSTFSPLRPPAVPLAVRSPYLSTWLPADNLAGTWSTFWNGHIAALCGLARIDGAAYIFAGAPSVPGGPTLTPMEQVSLHFTATRSVFTLSGGGVTLTVTFFSPVDLGNLRRQSVPLSYVTVRAAANDGQAHTVDIHLDVSGEWVHGDTATPITWAQERAGRMTVLSCRPATPGVLQEHGDQASWGRMVLAAPTGTGLTWQIGQDTVVRAASAADGRLAGTVDSDQPRAINDRWPVLGLNRDFGTVEAGRPSPEFTVTLGHVRTPAVSYLGAQLQPWWTRYWHTWTDMVGWFDADHRAALAAATALDRRIHDAAVTAAGGGSTGENYAAVCALALRQAVAGTELVDHGGSPWAFLKEISSDGNMSTIDVTYPAFPAYLYLSPDYLRLLLEPLLDYAEHGGWPKEFAEHDLGSGYPNATGHNDGNEEDMPVEESANMLIMAAALIQRLPASEAAAFARAHYPILRQWAEYLVANALDPGFQNQTDDFTGFIAHSANLALKGIIGIGAMSIVATAHAKAADAAHYRTLARGYISQWTSLAEDPSGSHLKLAYDQDGTWSLKYNGFPDRLLGLDLVPTGTAAREAAWYSAHAGTYGIELDPRNDYTKGDWELWTAAWLAGHPGTRDVLVNGVHNFVSTSPQRVPFTDWYVVATAAQRGFQDRPVVGGMFALLLPPARSAVRWHRIQNRRSGKVLAVAGMSLADTAEVTQSRSHGTADQLWTLLDNGDGTVRLQNRNSGKVLAVHDQSLADGAHVQQFQDNGTPDHLWRLVRDRDGWSKIVNVRSGKVLAVDGRSLSDGAQVVQWTDDGTADHLWRLV; translated from the coding sequence GTGACCTCCGAAGACTCCCGTATGCCCCGGCCCGGACGACGCGAACTCCTGCGCTGGAGCGCGGTATTGACGGTGGCAGCGGCCACCGGTGGCCGGCTGGCGGCGGGCACCGCGCACGCCGCCGCGCCCACCGCCTCCCCGCAGGCCGCTGCCACTTCCACGTTCAGCCCGCTGCGCCCGCCCGCGGTGCCGCTGGCCGTCCGCTCGCCGTATCTCTCGACCTGGCTGCCGGCCGACAACCTCGCGGGCACCTGGTCCACCTTCTGGAACGGCCACATCGCCGCGCTCTGCGGCCTGGCCCGGATCGACGGCGCCGCCTACATCTTCGCCGGCGCCCCCTCCGTGCCCGGCGGCCCCACCCTGACCCCCATGGAGCAGGTCTCCCTGCACTTCACCGCCACCCGCTCGGTGTTCACCCTCAGCGGCGGCGGCGTCACGCTCACCGTCACCTTCTTCTCCCCCGTCGACCTGGGCAATCTGCGCCGCCAGAGCGTGCCGCTGAGCTACGTCACCGTGCGGGCCGCCGCCAACGACGGCCAGGCGCACACCGTGGACATCCACCTCGACGTGTCCGGCGAGTGGGTGCACGGCGACACCGCCACTCCCATCACCTGGGCGCAGGAGCGGGCCGGCCGGATGACCGTACTCAGCTGCCGGCCGGCCACCCCGGGGGTGCTCCAGGAGCACGGTGACCAGGCGTCCTGGGGCCGTATGGTCCTGGCCGCCCCCACCGGCACCGGCCTGACCTGGCAGATCGGCCAGGACACGGTGGTGCGCGCCGCCTCGGCGGCCGACGGGCGGCTGGCCGGCACCGTGGACAGCGACCAGCCCCGCGCGATCAACGACCGCTGGCCGGTGCTCGGCCTCAACCGCGACTTCGGCACCGTCGAAGCCGGCAGGCCGTCACCGGAGTTCACCGTCACCCTGGGCCATGTCCGCACCCCCGCGGTCAGTTACCTCGGCGCGCAGCTCCAGCCCTGGTGGACGCGGTACTGGCACACCTGGACCGACATGGTCGGCTGGTTCGACGCCGACCACCGCGCCGCGCTGGCCGCCGCCACCGCCCTCGACCGGCGCATCCACGACGCCGCGGTGACCGCCGCGGGCGGCGGCAGCACCGGCGAGAACTACGCCGCGGTCTGCGCCCTCGCCCTCCGGCAGGCGGTGGCCGGCACCGAACTGGTCGACCACGGCGGCAGCCCCTGGGCGTTCCTCAAGGAGATCTCCTCCGACGGCAACATGTCGACGATCGACGTCACCTATCCGGCCTTCCCCGCCTATCTGTACCTCTCCCCTGACTATCTGCGGCTCCTCCTCGAACCCCTGCTGGACTACGCCGAACACGGCGGCTGGCCCAAGGAGTTCGCCGAGCACGACCTCGGCTCCGGCTATCCCAACGCCACCGGGCACAACGACGGCAACGAGGAGGACATGCCGGTCGAGGAGTCGGCGAACATGCTCATCATGGCCGCCGCCCTCATCCAGCGACTGCCCGCCAGTGAAGCGGCCGCCTTCGCCCGTGCGCACTACCCGATCCTGCGCCAGTGGGCCGAGTACCTCGTCGCCAACGCCCTCGACCCCGGCTTCCAGAACCAGACCGACGACTTCACCGGTTTCATCGCGCACAGCGCCAACCTCGCCCTCAAGGGCATCATCGGCATCGGCGCGATGAGCATCGTCGCCACCGCGCACGCGAAGGCCGCCGACGCCGCCCACTACCGCACCCTGGCCCGCGGCTACATCAGCCAGTGGACCTCGCTCGCGGAGGACCCCAGCGGCAGCCACCTCAAGCTCGCCTACGACCAGGACGGCACCTGGAGCCTGAAGTACAACGGCTTCCCCGACCGGCTGCTCGGGCTCGACCTGGTGCCGACCGGCACCGCCGCCAGGGAAGCCGCCTGGTACTCCGCCCACGCCGGCACGTACGGCATCGAACTCGACCCCCGCAACGACTACACCAAGGGCGACTGGGAGCTGTGGACGGCGGCCTGGCTGGCCGGCCATCCCGGCACCCGCGACGTCCTGGTCAACGGCGTCCACAACTTCGTCAGCACCTCGCCCCAGCGGGTGCCGTTCACCGACTGGTACGTGGTGGCCACCGCGGCACAGCGCGGCTTCCAGGACCGGCCGGTGGTCGGCGGCATGTTCGCCCTGCTGCTGCCACCGGCCCGCTCCGCGGTCCGCTGGCACCGCATCCAGAACCGCCGCTCCGGGAAGGTGCTGGCCGTCGCGGGGATGTCCCTGGCCGACACCGCCGAGGTCACGCAGTCCCGTAGCCATGGGACCGCCGACCAGCTCTGGACGCTGCTCGACAACGGCGACGGCACCGTACGCCTGCAGAACCGCAACAGCGGCAAGGTGCTGGCGGTGCACGACCAGAGCCTGGCCGACGGCGCGCATGTCCAGCAGTTCCAGGACAACGGCACACCCGACCACCTCTGGCGGCTGGTGCGGGACCGCGACGGCTGGTCGAAGATCGTCAACGTGCGCTCGGGGAAGGTCCTCGCGGTGGACGGCAGGTCGCTCTCGGACGGCGCTCAGGTCGTCCAGTGGACCGACGACGGGACCGCCGACCACCTGTGGCGGCTGGTCTGA